Proteins from a genomic interval of Coleofasciculaceae cyanobacterium:
- a CDS encoding BMC domain-containing protein gives MSIAVGMIETLGFPAVVEAADAMVKAARVTLVGYEKIGTGRVTVIVRGDVSEVQASVAAGTENVTRVNGGQVLSTHIIARPHENLEYVLPIRYTEEVEQFRTY, from the coding sequence ATGTCAATTGCAGTCGGAATGATTGAAACCTTGGGTTTCCCTGCGGTAGTAGAAGCAGCAGATGCTATGGTCAAGGCGGCTCGTGTAACCTTAGTGGGATATGAAAAAATCGGCACAGGTCGTGTAACTGTAATCGTTCGGGGTGATGTATCAGAAGTACAGGCGTCTGTTGCTGCGGGAACTGAAAATGTGACCAGAGTAAATGGCGGTCAAGTATTATCTACTCACATTATTGCTCGTCCTCACGAAAACTTGGAGTATGTTTTGCCTATCCGTTACACCGAAGAAGTAGAGCAGTTTCGCACCTATTAA
- a CDS encoding BMC domain-containing protein, which yields MSIAVGMIETLGFPAVVEAADAMVKAARVTLVGYEKIGTGRVTVIVRGDVSEVQASVSAGTENVSRVNGGQVLSTHIIARPHENLEYVLPIRYTEAVEQFRESVNPRPLRRP from the coding sequence ATGTCAATTGCAGTCGGAATGATCGAAACCTTAGGCTTTCCTGCGGTAGTGGAAGCAGCAGATGCTATGGTGAAAGCAGCTCGTGTCACCCTGGTGGGATACGAAAAAATCGGCACAGGTCGTGTAACTGTAATCGTTCGGGGTGATGTATCAGAAGTACAGGCGTCTGTTTCTGCGGGAACTGAAAATGTAAGTCGGGTAAATGGCGGTCAAGTATTATCTACTCACATTATTGCTCGTCCTCACGAAAACCTGGAGTATGTTCTGCCCATTCGCTACACCGAAGCTGTAGAGCAGTTTCGTGAAAGCGTTAATCCCCGTCCTTTAAGAAGACCATAA
- the hisF gene encoding imidazole glycerol phosphate synthase subunit HisF, with amino-acid sequence MLAKRILPCLDVNAGRVVKGVNFVDLKDAGDPVELAKVYNDAGADELVFLDITATHEDRGTIVDVVYRTAEQVFIPLTVGGGIQSLENIKILLRAGADKVSINSAAVRDPKLINRVSDRFGKQCIVVAIDARRRIDLSNPGWDVYVRGGRKNTGIDAIAWAAEMANRGAGELLVTSMDADGTQAGYDLELTRKIAEQVEIPVIASGGAGNCQHIYEALEEGKAEAALLASLLHFGQLNIQEIKVYLQERKVPIRIT; translated from the coding sequence ATGCTTGCTAAACGAATATTGCCTTGTCTGGATGTTAATGCTGGACGAGTGGTCAAAGGTGTTAATTTTGTTGACCTTAAGGATGCGGGAGATCCTGTAGAACTAGCTAAAGTTTATAATGATGCGGGTGCAGATGAGCTGGTTTTTCTGGATATTACTGCTACTCATGAAGATCGAGGCACAATTGTCGATGTAGTTTATCGCACAGCAGAGCAGGTCTTTATACCTTTGACTGTCGGCGGGGGGATTCAATCCTTAGAAAATATTAAAATTTTGTTACGAGCTGGAGCCGACAAAGTGAGTATCAATTCCGCAGCAGTTCGCGACCCAAAACTAATTAATCGTGTTAGCGATCGCTTTGGCAAACAGTGTATCGTAGTGGCAATTGACGCTCGCAGACGGATCGATCTTAGTAATCCTGGTTGGGATGTTTATGTCCGTGGAGGTAGAAAAAACACGGGTATAGATGCGATCGCTTGGGCAGCCGAAATGGCAAATCGGGGTGCAGGAGAACTATTAGTAACTAGCATGGATGCAGATGGAACCCAGGCAGGATATGATTTAGAACTTACTCGAAAGATTGCCGAACAGGTAGAAATTCCAGTAATCGCCTCTGGGGGGGCTGGCAACTGTCAACATATCTATGAAGCTTTAGAAGAGGGAAAAGCTGAGGCAGCTCTCCTGGCATCATTATTACATTTTGGTCAGCTAAACATCCAAGAAATTAAAGTTTATCTTCAAGAACGTAAAGTCCCTATAAGAATTACTTAA
- a CDS encoding ribulose bisphosphate carboxylase small subunit, whose product MAVRTKAAPPTPWSNNLATPRIDESAYVHSFSRLIGDVRIGANVFVAPGSSIRADEGTPFHIGESSNIQDGVVIHGLEKGRVVGDDNQEYSVWIGRNTCITHMALIHGPAYIGDECFIGFRSTVFNAKVGDGCIIMMHALIQDVEIPPGKYVPSGAVIVNQQQAERLPDVIEGDRYFANHVVEINEALLAGYRCADDEACVNPQVYKARGRGKTDANPNFNVNNENDYINSVENMSLSSDIRTQVRSLLAQGCIISTEHANQRRFKTKSWLTGGQIDSRKENQVIAQLDSVLRECQGEYVRLIGIDPKAKRRVAEIIVQRPGDTPGSGTVKSVATHERGRSHGGRNRSNYSSVAQGSLAGDIAGQINSLISQGCSIGIERASKRRFKTKSWLTVGQIEGGSNKIFNAIEQAMMEYPNEYVRVIGVDTNAKRRTAEIIVQRPGEAPVQSSKSFASSSYSNGNGGKASYSSNGTSSSLDSEVVQEIRSLLAAGYQIGSEHADTRRFKTKSWKSCSPIDSGRESEVVAALEHCLAEHKGEYVRMLGIDSQAKRRVAETIIQRPSDNPKAKSNGNGSRNGNGNDNGKDRSYFVADYTSGNKHKGRPANYNTFSQRHLSDEAIQEVRSLLAAGYKIGMEHADKRRFKTKSWKSCAPIDSRHELDVVASLEVCLAEHSNEYVRLLGIDPKNKRRVAETIIQRP is encoded by the coding sequence ATGGCAGTCCGCACCAAAGCGGCTCCCCCGACTCCGTGGTCGAATAATTTAGCAACACCAAGAATAGATGAAAGTGCCTACGTGCATTCTTTTTCTCGATTAATTGGTGATGTAAGGATAGGAGCAAATGTTTTTGTTGCTCCTGGTAGTTCCATCAGAGCCGATGAGGGAACGCCTTTTCACATTGGAGAGAGTAGCAATATTCAAGATGGCGTTGTAATTCATGGTCTAGAAAAAGGTCGGGTAGTTGGTGATGATAACCAAGAGTATTCGGTCTGGATTGGCAGAAACACCTGTATTACTCACATGGCGCTGATTCATGGACCAGCCTACATTGGAGACGAATGCTTTATTGGTTTTCGCTCCACTGTCTTTAATGCCAAAGTAGGTGATGGTTGCATTATCATGATGCACGCTTTAATTCAAGATGTAGAAATTCCTCCAGGAAAGTATGTTCCTTCAGGAGCAGTGATCGTCAATCAGCAGCAGGCGGAACGTTTGCCTGATGTAATAGAGGGCGATCGCTACTTTGCTAACCACGTGGTCGAAATCAACGAGGCTCTTTTGGCTGGTTATCGCTGCGCCGATGATGAAGCCTGTGTAAATCCTCAAGTTTACAAAGCTCGCGGACGTGGTAAAACCGACGCAAATCCCAATTTCAATGTCAATAATGAGAATGATTATATAAATTCAGTAGAGAATATGAGTTTAAGTTCAGACATTAGAACCCAAGTGCGATCGCTATTGGCGCAAGGCTGTATTATCAGTACAGAACACGCTAACCAACGTCGCTTTAAAACCAAATCCTGGCTTACTGGTGGTCAAATAGACAGTCGAAAAGAAAATCAGGTTATAGCTCAGTTAGATTCTGTGCTTCGTGAGTGTCAAGGTGAATATGTCAGGCTAATAGGAATAGATCCCAAGGCTAAAAGAAGAGTTGCCGAAATTATAGTTCAACGTCCTGGAGATACTCCTGGGTCGGGAACTGTCAAAAGTGTTGCTACTCACGAGCGAGGTCGAAGCCATGGTGGTAGAAATCGCTCTAACTACAGTAGCGTAGCTCAGGGAAGCCTGGCAGGTGATATTGCAGGTCAAATTAATAGTTTAATTTCTCAAGGCTGTAGCATTGGGATTGAACGTGCCAGCAAACGTCGCTTCAAAACTAAATCTTGGCTTACTGTCGGGCAAATTGAAGGCGGTAGCAACAAAATATTTAACGCCATTGAACAGGCTATGATGGAATATCCCAATGAGTATGTTCGCGTCATCGGCGTTGATACTAATGCCAAAAGGAGAACAGCTGAAATAATCGTGCAGCGTCCTGGAGAGGCTCCAGTACAGTCTTCTAAAAGTTTTGCAAGTTCTAGCTACAGTAATGGTAACGGTGGTAAAGCTAGTTACAGTAGCAATGGTACTAGCAGTAGCTTAGATTCAGAAGTAGTTCAAGAAATTCGCTCTTTGTTGGCCGCTGGCTATCAAATTGGCTCAGAACACGCCGACACAAGACGTTTCAAAACTAAATCTTGGAAAAGCTGTTCTCCTATTGATAGTGGTCGGGAATCTGAAGTAGTTGCTGCTTTAGAACATTGTTTGGCAGAACATAAAGGCGAATATGTTCGTATGTTGGGCATCGATTCTCAAGCCAAACGCAGAGTTGCTGAAACTATTATCCAAAGACCGAGTGATAATCCCAAAGCTAAAAGCAACGGTAATGGAAGTCGCAACGGCAATGGCAATGATAATGGCAAGGATCGAAGTTACTTTGTAGCTGATTACACTAGCGGTAATAAGCATAAAGGTCGCCCAGCAAATTACAACACGTTTAGTCAACGTCATTTAAGTGATGAAGCAATTCAAGAAGTTCGTTCTCTACTTGCTGCTGGCTATAAGATCGGTATGGAACATGCAGATAAGCGACGCTTTAAAACCAAATCCTGGAAAAGTTGCGCTCCGATCGATAGTCGTCATGAGTTAGACGTAGTTGCTTCATTAGAAGTATGTTTAGCTGAACACAGCAACGAATATGTTCGTTTGTTAGGAATTGACCCCAAAAACAAAAGAAGAGTTGCTGAAACGATTATTCAACGACCATAA
- a CDS encoding EutN/CcmL family microcompartment protein yields the protein MQIAQVRGTVVSTHKAPSMRGIKLLLVQYIDESGQLLPKYEVAGDLIGAGVSEWVLVSRGGAARIEAGQESKPLDATVVGIIDTVNVDRNALYSKKEAERLS from the coding sequence ATGCAGATAGCCCAAGTTCGTGGCACGGTAGTTAGCACGCATAAAGCTCCCAGCATGAGAGGAATCAAGTTACTTTTGGTTCAGTATATCGATGAATCAGGTCAGCTTTTACCAAAGTATGAAGTTGCAGGAGACTTGATTGGTGCTGGGGTTAGCGAGTGGGTTTTGGTCAGTCGAGGTGGCGCAGCTCGTATTGAGGCTGGTCAAGAGTCAAAACCACTTGATGCCACTGTTGTTGGCATTATTGATACGGTCAACGTCGATCGTAATGCTCTCTACAGTAAAAAAGAAGCAGAGCGTTTGTCTTAG
- a CDS encoding ribulose bisphosphate carboxylase small subunit, with protein MKTLPKERRYETLSYLPPLTDQQIAKQIDFMIDQGYIPGVEFEKDPTPELHHWTLWKLPLFDARSAQDVLNEVRECRSEYSDCYIRVVGFDNIKQCQTVSFIVYKPNQKRY; from the coding sequence ATGAAAACATTACCCAAAGAGCGTCGCTACGAAACCCTTTCTTATCTACCTCCTTTGACCGATCAGCAAATTGCTAAGCAAATTGATTTTATGATCGATCAAGGTTACATCCCTGGTGTAGAATTCGAAAAAGATCCCACTCCAGAATTACACCACTGGACTTTATGGAAGCTACCGTTATTTGATGCACGTAGCGCACAAGACGTATTGAATGAAGTTCGTGAATGCCGTTCAGAATATTCTGATTGTTACATTCGTGTCGTTGGTTTTGATAACATCAAACAATGTCAAACTGTTAGCTTCATTGTTTACAAACCTAACCAAAAACGCTATTAA
- the pth gene encoding aminoacyl-tRNA hydrolase: MTSDSSVLIPELIVGLGNPEPKYDQTRHNIGFAAVDRLAKFWQMPLRENKRFQGLFSEGVAPGGQKVRLLKPLTYMNRSGQSVRAVTDWYKVQPQSVLVIYDDLDLPVGKLRMRLSGSAGGHNGMKSIIAHLGGTDFPRLRIGIGKSDDNKETIGHVLGKFAPEETKIIEEILYVSVKAIELSLKEGIEKSMSRYNGFSVDLNN, translated from the coding sequence GTGACTTCTGATTCAAGTGTTTTAATCCCTGAATTAATTGTTGGTTTGGGCAATCCTGAACCGAAATATGACCAAACTAGGCATAATATCGGTTTTGCAGCAGTTGATCGATTAGCGAAGTTCTGGCAGATGCCCTTGAGAGAAAATAAACGTTTTCAGGGGTTATTTTCTGAAGGTGTTGCACCAGGGGGGCAAAAAGTTCGTTTACTAAAACCCCTCACCTATATGAATCGCTCAGGTCAATCTGTAAGAGCAGTGACAGACTGGTATAAGGTTCAGCCTCAGTCTGTGTTGGTTATTTATGACGATCTGGATTTACCTGTGGGTAAATTACGAATGCGCCTCTCAGGATCGGCAGGAGGGCATAACGGCATGAAATCAATTATTGCTCACTTGGGCGGTACGGACTTTCCCCGTTTAAGGATAGGCATCGGTAAATCTGATGACAACAAGGAGACAATCGGGCACGTTTTAGGCAAATTTGCCCCAGAAGAAACCAAAATCATTGAAGAAATTTTGTATGTATCGGTTAAGGCGATCGAATTAAGTCTTAAAGAAGGTATTGAAAAATCTATGAGTCGCTACAATGGATTTTCAGTTGACCTTAATAATTAA
- a CDS encoding L-dopachrome tautomerase-related protein produces the protein MSVQSVVVDPADRLWILDTGSPMFQPTRYGGPKLVCVDLESDRIIKTILFPQEVALPTTYLNDVRFDLRRGKEGMAFISDSSDQGPNGIIVVDLASGESWRRLHEHPSTKAEDLSSFRPTVEGRPMLERQPDGKTKPVKMGADGIAISADGERLYYCPLASRKLYSVSVDALADRSLDDQVIAATVTNEGDKGGGADGLESDAAGHIYATNYEHNAIWRRRSDREWETVVHDPRLLWPDTLSMATDGYLYVTANQLHRQAKYQQGKDLRQKPYTLFRVRIDARPVLLR, from the coding sequence GTGTCAGTGCAAAGTGTAGTCGTCGATCCTGCCGATCGCCTGTGGATTTTAGATACGGGGAGTCCGATGTTTCAACCGACACGGTATGGCGGGCCAAAACTCGTCTGTGTAGATCTAGAGAGCGATCGCATTATCAAGACGATTCTCTTTCCCCAAGAGGTAGCCCTACCAACTACCTATCTAAACGATGTGCGTTTCGACCTACGGCGCGGTAAAGAGGGTATGGCGTTCATTAGCGATTCCTCCGACCAAGGACCAAATGGCATTATCGTCGTGGATTTGGCATCTGGTGAAAGCTGGCGCAGACTTCACGAACACCCTTCAACTAAAGCTGAAGATTTGAGTAGCTTTCGTCCCACTGTAGAAGGTCGCCCGATGCTAGAACGTCAGCCAGATGGAAAGACCAAACCAGTCAAGATGGGTGCAGACGGAATTGCCATTAGTGCAGATGGAGAGCGTTTGTATTACTGTCCTCTAGCGAGTCGGAAACTTTATAGTGTGTCCGTTGACGCGCTGGCCGATCGCTCCCTCGACGATCAGGTGATCGCTGCCACCGTAACTAATGAGGGAGATAAAGGCGGTGGCGCGGATGGACTTGAATCAGATGCAGCAGGTCACATTTATGCAACGAACTACGAGCATAATGCAATCTGGCGTCGCCGAAGCGATCGCGAATGGGAAACGGTGGTACACGACCCACGTTTATTATGGCCAGATACGCTTTCAATGGCGACAGACGGCTATCTGTATGTCACGGCGAATCAGTTGCATCGTCAGGCAAAATATCAACAAGGAAAAGATTTACGCCAAAAACCCTACACGCTTTTTCGAGTTCGGATAGATGCTCGACCAGTTTTGCTGCGATGA
- a CDS encoding chaperonin family protein RbcX — protein sequence MQPKDIAKDTAKVVQNFLTYKAVQLVIAQLAETNPRESIWLRQYSSGGKLRDAETYLRDIMSQPRGKELALRIMTVRDNIAEQTLEFLPEIVASGVKKDNLAHRRYLLERLTRSPDETFNLDVSEANSETEDSD from the coding sequence ATGCAACCAAAAGACATTGCCAAAGATACGGCTAAAGTTGTTCAAAATTTTCTGACCTACAAAGCAGTACAGCTAGTTATTGCTCAACTAGCAGAAACTAATCCTAGAGAATCTATCTGGTTGAGGCAATACTCTTCAGGAGGAAAGCTGCGAGATGCAGAAACATACCTAAGAGATATTATGTCTCAACCAAGGGGAAAAGAGCTTGCTTTACGCATAATGACGGTTCGCGATAATATTGCCGAACAAACTTTAGAATTTTTGCCTGAGATAGTTGCTTCTGGAGTCAAAAAAGACAACTTGGCACATCGCCGTTATCTTTTGGAGCGTCTTACCCGATCGCCTGATGAAACTTTTAATTTAGATGTTTCAGAAGCGAATTCGGAAACCGAAGATTCTGATTAA
- a CDS encoding aldehyde dehydrogenase family protein, translated as MSNEFFHLLLASGLAYLESLLSLASNHHIKIPDEAEALQVANDTEYGLSSAVFTQDEGRGLRFALGIEAGMTHINDQPVNDLPNAPFGREKNSGIGRFGGDWIVEEFTTDHWITLQHTPRSYPF; from the coding sequence TTGAGTAATGAGTTTTTTCACTTGCTACTTGCTAGTGGATTAGCTTACCTAGAGTCCCTTTTGTCTCTTGCCTCTAATCACCATATTAAAATTCCTGACGAGGCGGAGGCATTACAGGTAGCAAACGATACTGAGTACGGCTTATCGAGTGCGGTATTTACGCAAGATGAAGGACGAGGATTGCGCTTTGCCCTTGGCATCGAAGCGGGAATGACTCATATCAACGACCAACCTGTAAACGATCTGCCCAATGCGCCCTTCGGTCGAGAGAAAAATAGTGGTATAGGACGCTTTGGCGGTGATTGGATCGTTGAAGAGTTTACGACTGATCACTGGATTACCTTGCAGCATACTCCGCGTAGCTACCCATTCTAA
- a CDS encoding carbon dioxide-concentrating mechanism protein CcmK: MSIAVGMIETLGFPAVVEAADSMVKAARVTLVGYEKIGTGRVTVIVRGDVSEVQASVAAGVESVKRVKGGEVLSIHIIARPHENLEYVLPIRYTEAVEQFRDY; encoded by the coding sequence ATGTCTATCGCAGTAGGAATGATCGAAACTCTGGGGTTTCCCGCAGTAGTAGAGGCAGCGGACTCTATGGTCAAGGCGGCTCGTGTCACCCTGGTGGGATACGAGAAAATCGGGACAGGTCGCGTAACCGTGATTGTGCGTGGCGATGTATCAGAAGTACAGGCTTCCGTTGCTGCTGGAGTGGAATCTGTTAAAAGAGTTAAAGGTGGTGAGGTGTTATCGATCCACATTATTGCTCGTCCTCATGAAAACCTCGAATATGTCCTACCGATTCGCTATACCGAAGCAGTAGAACAATTTCGCGACTATTAG
- a CDS encoding DUF2811 domain-containing protein, with product MNSTVSILADIPEELHFSLKSYLETHPHWDQDRVFAAALSLFLLQNNSKQSIEADQSHRACAKVYLEALFQSN from the coding sequence ATGAACTCAACCGTAAGCATTTTGGCAGACATTCCCGAAGAACTCCATTTTTCTTTGAAAAGCTACTTAGAAACTCATCCTCATTGGGATCAAGACCGCGTTTTTGCAGCTGCTTTGTCTTTATTTTTATTGCAAAATAACAGTAAGCAAAGCATTGAAGCAGATCAAAGTCATCGCGCCTGTGCCAAAGTTTATTTAGAGGCTTTGTTTCAATCTAACTAA
- a CDS encoding aldo/keto reductase family protein, with amino-acid sequence MKYRQLGNSDLNISEIILGSWLTYGGGVERQKAEACIHKAFDVGINCIDSANVYGRGAAESLLGEVLQGRDRSSYILATKVYFPMSQSDRGLSASQIYKQIDASLQRLRTDYVDLYQCHRYDVDTPLEETMSALTEVVRQGKARYIGFSEWTPAQIQAALNLPNVERFVSSQPQYSMLWRKPEAQVFPLCADNGIGQIVWSPLAQGVLTGKYQPGEAPPQDSRAANDQMNGFMGDFYSDRILSAVQNLKPIAQQLNISMAQLALAWILRDERVSAAIVGASRPEQVEDNAAASEVSLSDDVLRDIDKVLAPVLFYAKLKSFYLRIRALLN; translated from the coding sequence ATGAAATATAGACAATTAGGCAATAGCGATCTCAACATTTCTGAAATAATTTTAGGTTCTTGGTTAACCTATGGTGGCGGAGTCGAGCGACAAAAAGCAGAAGCGTGCATTCACAAAGCCTTTGATGTTGGCATTAATTGTATCGACAGTGCCAATGTCTACGGACGCGGGGCAGCTGAATCCCTATTGGGAGAGGTTTTACAGGGACGCGATCGCAGCTCTTACATTTTGGCAACCAAGGTTTATTTTCCCATGTCACAGAGCGATCGCGGATTATCGGCTTCCCAAATTTATAAGCAAATTGATGCTTCATTACAGCGTCTTCGCACCGATTATGTCGATCTCTATCAGTGCCATCGTTATGACGTAGACACCCCTCTAGAAGAAACGATGTCAGCATTGACTGAAGTTGTACGGCAAGGAAAAGCCCGTTATATTGGTTTTAGCGAATGGACTCCCGCTCAAATTCAAGCAGCCTTAAATCTTCCTAATGTAGAACGGTTTGTATCCAGTCAGCCTCAATATTCAATGCTGTGGCGCAAACCTGAAGCCCAAGTATTTCCTTTGTGCGCGGACAATGGTATCGGTCAAATTGTTTGGTCGCCACTAGCCCAAGGTGTTCTCACTGGAAAATATCAACCAGGAGAAGCTCCACCACAAGATTCGCGTGCAGCAAATGACCAGATGAATGGCTTTATGGGCGATTTTTATAGCGATCGCATCTTGAGTGCTGTCCAAAATCTTAAGCCAATCGCGCAGCAATTAAATATTTCTATGGCTCAACTAGCTTTAGCCTGGATTTTGCGAGATGAGCGAGTTTCTGCGGCTATTGTTGGTGCGAGTCGTCCCGAACAGGTAGAAGATAATGCGGCAGCATCAGAAGTTAGCTTGAGCGACGATGTATTGAGAGATATTGATAAAGTACTGGCGCCTGTTTTATTTTACGCAAAACTTAAGTCTTTCTACCTTCGGATTAGGGCGTTGCTGAATTAA
- a CDS encoding SDR family NAD(P)-dependent oxidoreductase, protein MANTLTRPLAVVTGASNGIGYELAKQFAQNGFDLLVTATGANINEAARAFEDLGAEVETVEADLATYDGVEELYDKIKATGKPVDVIAINAGVGVGGDFARETDLKDELNLINLNVVSTVHLAKRMVKDMVDRSKGRILFTSSIAALMPGSFEAVYAASKAFVHSFAEGLRNELKDTGVTVTALMPGPTDTNFFHRADMDDTNVGTSKKDDPAEVAKQGFEALMAGKDHIIAGSLKTKAMGMASQVLPDTVNAEMHRKIAEPGSGNN, encoded by the coding sequence ATGGCTAATACGTTAACCCGACCCCTGGCTGTTGTGACAGGTGCTTCTAATGGCATCGGTTATGAACTTGCCAAACAGTTTGCTCAAAATGGCTTCGATCTTTTAGTTACTGCTACGGGCGCGAACATTAATGAAGCTGCCCGAGCTTTTGAGGATCTGGGTGCTGAAGTTGAAACAGTGGAAGCCGATCTCGCTACCTACGATGGAGTCGAAGAACTATACGACAAAATTAAGGCGACTGGAAAACCTGTAGATGTCATTGCTATCAATGCGGGTGTCGGTGTAGGTGGTGATTTTGCTCGCGAGACTGACTTAAAAGATGAACTCAATCTGATTAATCTCAACGTTGTATCTACCGTACATCTTGCCAAACGAATGGTGAAAGACATGGTAGATCGCAGCAAGGGTCGAATCCTATTCACCTCATCGATCGCTGCTTTAATGCCAGGGTCGTTTGAGGCAGTTTATGCAGCCTCTAAAGCTTTTGTACACTCTTTCGCCGAAGGACTACGCAACGAGTTGAAGGACACGGGCGTAACCGTTACCGCGCTGATGCCTGGGCCAACCGATACCAACTTCTTCCACCGTGCGGATATGGACGATACCAATGTAGGCACGAGTAAGAAAGACGATCCTGCTGAGGTTGCCAAACAGGGTTTTGAGGCTTTGATGGCTGGCAAAGACCATATTATTGCAGGTTCACTCAAAACAAAGGCTATGGGTATGGCGAGCCAAGTTTTGCCCGATACCGTTAATGCTGAAATGCACCGCAAAATTGCCGAACCAGGTTCGGGTAATAACTGA
- a CDS encoding form I ribulose bisphosphate carboxylase large subunit, translated as MATKTSAGFKAGVQDYRLTYYTPDYTPKDTDLLACFRMTPQPGVPAEECAAAVAAESSTGTWTTVWTDGLTDLDRYKGRCYEVEPVPGEDNQYFCFVAYPMDLFEEGSVTNILTSLVGNVFGFKALRALRLEDLRIPVALMKTFQGPPHGITVERDLLNKYGRPLLGCTIKPKLGLSAKNYGRAVYECLRGGLDFTKDDENINSQPFMRWRDRFLFVQEAIEKSQAETNEVKGHYLNVTAATCEDMMERAEFAKEIGTPIVMHDFLTGGFTANTTLAKWCRKNGMLLHIHRAMHAVIDRQRNHGIHFRVLAKCLRMSGGDHLHSGTVVGKLEGERDITLGFVDQMREDYVEEDRSRGNFFTQDWASMPGTMPVASGGIHVWHMPALVEIFGDDSCLQFGGGTLGHPWGNAPGATANRVALEACVQARNEGRSLAREGNDVIREACRWSPELAAACELWKEIKFEFDAVDTL; from the coding sequence ATGGCAACTAAGACTTCTGCTGGGTTTAAGGCTGGTGTACAAGACTATCGCCTAACTTATTACACCCCAGACTACACCCCCAAGGATACAGACCTACTGGCTTGTTTCCGCATGACTCCTCAACCAGGAGTTCCCGCTGAAGAATGTGCAGCTGCCGTAGCTGCTGAATCTTCTACTGGTACTTGGACAACAGTATGGACAGATGGCTTGACCGACCTAGACCGATATAAAGGTCGTTGTTATGAAGTTGAACCCGTTCCTGGAGAAGACAACCAGTATTTCTGTTTTGTCGCTTATCCGATGGATTTATTTGAAGAAGGTTCTGTAACTAACATTCTCACTTCTTTGGTAGGTAACGTATTTGGGTTTAAAGCTCTACGTGCATTACGTTTAGAGGATCTTCGTATTCCTGTAGCTTTGATGAAGACTTTCCAAGGTCCTCCCCACGGTATCACTGTCGAAAGAGACTTGTTAAATAAGTATGGTCGTCCTTTATTGGGCTGCACCATCAAACCCAAGCTAGGTCTATCGGCTAAAAACTATGGTCGTGCAGTTTATGAATGTCTTCGCGGTGGTCTAGATTTCACCAAAGATGATGAAAACATTAACTCTCAGCCTTTCATGCGTTGGCGCGATCGCTTTTTGTTCGTCCAAGAAGCAATCGAAAAATCCCAGGCAGAAACCAACGAAGTTAAAGGTCATTACCTCAACGTAACCGCCGCTACTTGCGAAGACATGATGGAACGTGCTGAGTTCGCTAAAGAAATTGGCACTCCTATCGTAATGCACGACTTCCTGACTGGTGGGTTTACTGCTAACACTACTCTAGCTAAATGGTGTCGCAAGAACGGTATGTTACTGCACATTCACCGCGCAATGCACGCTGTAATTGACCGTCAAAGAAATCACGGTATTCACTTCCGCGTATTAGCTAAGTGTTTACGTATGTCTGGTGGCGATCATTTACACTCTGGTACTGTTGTCGGTAAACTTGAGGGTGAACGCGACATTACTCTTGGTTTTGTAGACCAAATGCGCGAAGACTATGTAGAAGAAGATCGCTCGCGTGGTAACTTCTTTACTCAAGATTGGGCTTCTATGCCTGGCACAATGCCCGTTGCTTCTGGCGGTATCCACGTATGGCATATGCCCGCACTAGTTGAAATCTTTGGTGATGATTCTTGTCTACAGTTTGGTGGTGGAACATTAGGACACCCTTGGGGTAATGCTCCTGGTGCAACAGCTAACCGTGTGGCTCTTGAGGCTTGTGTTCAAGCTCGTAATGAAGGGCGTTCTTTGGCTCGCGAAGGTAACGATGTTATTCGTGAAGCTTGTCGTTGGAGTCCTGAACTAGCAGCAGCTTGTGAACTTTGGAAAGAAATTAAGTTCGAGTTTGATGCTGTAGACACTCTCTAG